GCACCTTCTCCTTTTCTTAGCTATTCACTTTTTCGATCGGAGCATAGCGCGCTAACAGACGCTTCACTCCCACTGGAGCGGGAAAGGCGATATTTAACTCTACTTCATCCCCATCAGGTTGTACTTTTACGACTGTTCCCTCACCCCACTTGCCGTGACTCACTTTATCTCCTACATACCATTTTGTCGTCTCATTTTTTTGCGGACGACGCGGTTTTTGCATACGCGTGGTGGATGGGCTCTTACTAGCACTAGCACCCCTCTTATTAACCCGCTCCATCAATATGTCTGGAATCTCCGCTAGAAAGCGTGAAGGCAAGTTAGACTGTGTTTGTCCAAAAAGCATCCGTGAATCCGCCCTTGTTAAATAAAGCTGTTTCTCAGCTCGCGTAATACCCACATATGCAAGGCGTCGTTCTTCTTCCATCTCATCCTCTTCTTCCAAAGAGCGTATATGCGGAAAGAGCTTCTCCTCCATTCCTGCCAAAAAAACATAGGGAAACTCCAACCCTTTTGCACTATGCAAAGTCATTAAGGTAACACTTTCTCCCTTATCTTCCCCTTCTTCATCTAGAGTATCTACATCTGCTACCAGTGCCAATTCAGTTAAAAAACCGATTAACGATTTATCTTCATTTTTCTGCTCATACTCTTGTCCAACAGAAAGAAACTCTTCTAAGTTCTCCAGTCTACCTGCTGCTTCAATCGTTCCTTCTTTTTTTAATTCTTCTCGATAGCCTGAGCGCTGCAATACTTCTTCAATCAATTCGACCGCCGATAAATATTCTGCAGTCGCATGTAATTGACTGATCAAGCTGACAAAACTGTGAATCGCACTCTGGAAACGAGCCGTCAATCCAATCTCTTCTGCTCGCTTCAAAGCCTGAAAGAGGGATAAACCTTGCTTTTGAGCATAAATAGTAATCTTCTCCATCGTTCCTTGACCAATGCCACGACGGGGGACATTAATCACCCGGTTCAAACTGATATCATCATCAGGATTTACAACTAGACGCAGATAAGCCAGTAAGTCTTTAATCTCTTTACGTTCATAAAACTTAATCCCACCTACAACTTGATAAGGGATATTAGATTTAACCAATACTTCCTCAATCACTCGTGACTGAGCATTAGTACGATATAGGATAGCAAAATTGCTGTATTTCCCTGTACTCCTAGCTTGATTCACAATGGTATCAGCGATAAAATATGCCTCTTCGTGTTCGTTGCCAGCCTCAAACAAGACAACCGGTTTTCCTTCTTGATTCTCAGTCCATAGCTCTTTCGGCTTCCGCTGACGGTTGCGACTAATCACCTGATTTGCTGCTTCTAAAATCATCTTGGTAGAGCGATAATTTTGTTCTAACTTAATAACAGTCGCATCAGGGTAATCTCGTTCAAAATTTAAGATATTGCTAATATCAGCACCGCGAAAACGATAGATGGACTGATCGGAGTCCCCTACCACACAAATATTGCGGTGACGTGCCGCCAGTAGCTTCACTAGGGAATATTGCACATGGTTCGTATCTTGGTACTCATCCACATGGATAAACTGAAATTTACGCTGGTAATAATCGAGCACTTCAGGAATTTGCTGAAAGAGACGTACTGTTTCAACTAAGAGATCATCAAAGTCGAGTGACTGATTGGAACGCAATGTCTGTTGATACGACTCGTAGATAGAGGCCGTCATTTCATCCAGATAACTTTGTGCCCCCTCCCTCAAGTCCTGGGGACGCTTCAATTCGTTTTTTGCTTTACTCACCTGTGCCAGCAATTTACGTGGTTCATACTTTTTGGGGTCCAGATCCAATTTTTTTAACACTTGCTTCATAACTGTACGCTGATCCGTCGAATCCAAAATCGTAAAGTTACGGGAATAGCCGATCCGGTCAATATCGCGTCGCAAGATACGAACACACATCGCATGAAAGGTGGAGATCCAAATATCTTCCGCTTCATGACCGATTAAGTGATGGATCCGCTCACGCATTTCACGTGCCGCTTTATTGGTAAACGTGATGGCAAGAATATTCCAAGGCAGAATCCGCTTCTCTAACAATAAGTATGCTACGCGATGAGTTAAAACGCGTGTCTTCCCACTTCCCGCCCCCGCCACGATAGAGAGCGGACCGTCTGTCGTTACCACCGCTTCTTTTTGCATCGGGTTAAGTCCTGTTATCAAATTTGTTGCCTCAATCATGTTGGGGTCCCCCTTGGAATCATCCTTCTCTGTTTTTACGCAAATGATGTAATAGAGACTCTAGCTGTTGCTCCTGCCAGCCCATCCTCTCTTTCTTCACCCATTTAACTGTTTCAACGGCCTGTTCTATATTGCGGTACACAAGGTTTCCAACTACAACCGTATCTGCATGCTGCGCCATCGTTCGCGCTTGCTCTTCATTGGATATTCCCCCTCCGTAAAAGAGGCGCGTCTTCTCCAACCCTACTTTTGCCGCTTCTACCTTACTCACATCTCCATACATCCCGCTGTATTCCACATAACAAATGGGTAAATGAAAGAGTTTTTCTGTCATCCGTCCATACGCAATCATACTGGGGTCATCCACTTCCGTATGGCTCTCTGTCAACTTCGCTACTTTGGAGTCTGGATTTAAGATGATATACCCTTCCACCGCTAACAGATCCCATGGAATCCATTGTCCCACTTTTTTCATCACTTCAAAATGAGCACCTTTAATCCAATAGGGGTTGTCCGTATTTAGTACCATCGGAATCAAGTACCCATCAAAGCCGAGTACGACTGCCTCTGTCGTAGAAATTTCTTGAATGCATTCAACCGAATAATTGCGTAAGCGATCTAACAACTGATTCGTATTTTCGTAGGTGACCCCATCCGTTCCCCCTACAATAATCGCATCCGTTCCCGATTGGCATATCCATTCTAATGCCTTATCCGACAAGCGACGATTGGGATCTAACTTAAACACATGGCGCCATCTTTTTATTCGCTCACTTAGCATTCACTGCACCTCCTTATGATCAATCTCTCAGGCTCCATTATACAATACGGGTGTACAGAGATGAAAGAATGAGTAACCGCTCTTTCATCCCTCAAAAGATAAAGCTGGATCTAAACATCCCTAAAGTTGTTACTACCAACTCCTGATCCCCTTGATCAAACCCGTAACCCAGTCTATCGTAACAAAGACCGCCTGCCCACAAGGACAGACGGTCTACCAAAACCGGATCTTCTAAACTATTTCTTCGCTTCTTCTTTTTTATCATCATCTAGTAACCCTGCTGTCGATTGTTTAAACTCACGCATCGTTTGTCCAACTGCTCTTCCCAATTGCGGAAGCTTACTTGGACCAAATACGATAAGCGCCACAGTTAAAATTAGCAACAAACCTGGAATTCCAATTGAGGCCATGTTCGTACCCTCCTTCTCTCCTTATATTGTAACAAAGACTGCTGTTACTAACATAATGAGAATACCTGTCACCAAACCAGCAATCCCTGCTGGGGAAAAGAGATTCTCTTTCCGCTCTGCCCGAATCATCTTGACCACTTCAAGCACGACTTGAAAAATAGCCCCCGAACCGATTGCCAAGAAGACAAGCGCCCACACTTGGGAATAGAGATACCCACCAATCCACGTACCAAAAATAGCTGGTGCTCCGCCTAACAATCCTAGCAAGATCAAATGCATTATCAAGCGGGAACGCTTCATCTTCTCACGAGCAATCGGTGCGACAATTGCTAAGCCTTCTGTAATGTTATGCAGGGTAAAACCCATAATCAAAAATGCACCCAGCGCCACCTCTCCTAGCGAGAATGAAGCACCAATGGCTAAACCTTCACCTAGATTATGAATGCCAATGCCGAAAGCGATCAGGTAGGAAATCATGAGTGGGCCTGAGAATCCACTCTTCTGATTAAGCTTAGATTGCCCATAATCTCCCACACTCATCAAAAGTAAAAAGGTGCCCAGCCCAGAAAATAATAATAAGCCTATTCCTTGATATGCATCTGGCAATTCATTTGCTAACTCCCATGCTTCAACCAACGAGTCAATTCCAAGGAAAACAAGTAGTCCCGCCGTTATTGACAAGATGAAAGTATAAGCATTCCCTTTTAATTGCGAGACGAACGGCTTCCACAGTAGTCCAAGTAATACAGGAATCACGCCAACAAAAAGACCGATCAACGCAAACAGTATTAGACTTTCTCCATTAGCTTTGGGTGCTTCCATCGCAATCGGCACCTCGCCGGTAAACTTGGTTCCTACTTCCGTAAGCACTGTAACTTCATAGGGTTCGCCATAGACCCAATGATGACTGA
This sequence is a window from Mechercharimyces sp. CAU 1602. Protein-coding genes within it:
- the pcrA gene encoding DNA helicase PcrA, whose amino-acid sequence is MIEATNLITGLNPMQKEAVVTTDGPLSIVAGAGSGKTRVLTHRVAYLLLEKRILPWNILAITFTNKAAREMRERIHHLIGHEAEDIWISTFHAMCVRILRRDIDRIGYSRNFTILDSTDQRTVMKQVLKKLDLDPKKYEPRKLLAQVSKAKNELKRPQDLREGAQSYLDEMTASIYESYQQTLRSNQSLDFDDLLVETVRLFQQIPEVLDYYQRKFQFIHVDEYQDTNHVQYSLVKLLAARHRNICVVGDSDQSIYRFRGADISNILNFERDYPDATVIKLEQNYRSTKMILEAANQVISRNRQRKPKELWTENQEGKPVVLFEAGNEHEEAYFIADTIVNQARSTGKYSNFAILYRTNAQSRVIEEVLVKSNIPYQVVGGIKFYERKEIKDLLAYLRLVVNPDDDISLNRVINVPRRGIGQGTMEKITIYAQKQGLSLFQALKRAEEIGLTARFQSAIHSFVSLISQLHATAEYLSAVELIEEVLQRSGYREELKKEGTIEAAGRLENLEEFLSVGQEYEQKNEDKSLIGFLTELALVADVDTLDEEGEDKGESVTLMTLHSAKGLEFPYVFLAGMEEKLFPHIRSLEEEDEMEEERRLAYVGITRAEKQLYLTRADSRMLFGQTQSNLPSRFLAEIPDILMERVNKRGASASKSPSTTRMQKPRRPQKNETTKWYVGDKVSHGKWGEGTVVKVQPDGDEVELNIAFPAPVGVKRLLARYAPIEKVNS
- a CDS encoding heptaprenylglyceryl phosphate synthase — its product is MLSERIKRWRHVFKLDPNRRLSDKALEWICQSGTDAIIVGGTDGVTYENTNQLLDRLRNYSVECIQEISTTEAVVLGFDGYLIPMVLNTDNPYWIKGAHFEVMKKVGQWIPWDLLAVEGYIILNPDSKVAKLTESHTEVDDPSMIAYGRMTEKLFHLPICYVEYSGMYGDVSKVEAAKVGLEKTRLFYGGGISNEEQARTMAQHADTVVVGNLVYRNIEQAVETVKWVKKERMGWQEQQLESLLHHLRKNREG
- a CDS encoding twin-arginine translocase TatA/TatE family subunit; translation: MASIGIPGLLLILTVALIVFGPSKLPQLGRAVGQTMREFKQSTAGLLDDDKKEEAKK
- a CDS encoding ZIP family metal transporter, which encodes MSTYKKWIYGLLPIVLLALVIVGLFSGIERVFQPSDIPQEEITFDRVWMEEGVIKAKVTNTGADPVTITQVVVNGAIWEAQIEPQAQLDRLDEAELTISHHWVYGEPYEVTVLTEVGTKFTGEVPIAMEAPKANGESLILFALIGLFVGVIPVLLGLLWKPFVSQLKGNAYTFILSITAGLLVFLGIDSLVEAWELANELPDAYQGIGLLLFSGLGTFLLLMSVGDYGQSKLNQKSGFSGPLMISYLIAFGIGIHNLGEGLAIGASFSLGEVALGAFLIMGFTLHNITEGLAIVAPIAREKMKRSRLIMHLILLGLLGGAPAIFGTWIGGYLYSQVWALVFLAIGSGAIFQVVLEVVKMIRAERKENLFSPAGIAGLVTGILIMLVTAVFVTI